The Plasmodium vinckei vinckei genome assembly, chromosome: PVVCY_14 genome window below encodes:
- a CDS encoding U4/U6.U5 tri-snRNP-associated protein 2, putative has protein sequence MARKPAKKIKNDDDDGAAPKRRKNEKNNNSLESETNVKNNLNKREQIDNNINDKSESYNKTTKNNENNSIDNTNDNNKIRVCPYLRTINRNLLDFDFEKLCSISLSNLHVYACLVCGIYFQGIGRGTYAYTHALEKNHYVFINLETCKTCCIPENYEIHDASLNDIKYFLKPVYNKDQVEHLCNNLILGKSLDGADFFPGCVGLNNLKHTDYCNVIIQLLCCIVPLRNMLLLYESKQNIAKNLIVVLAELLKKIYNPKNFKGVVSPHEFLQAVGIESKKNFKIGTKNDPLNFFLWIINKIHRHSEKKLQKKKKNTANQTNKQNNLINNSNISKNAHPKSDEGEKNNTAEQNKQDTNYESDKSSSHKKKKTKWMYDGINIIDYCFDGELIIKTKKTKDDITEEGTNYEGINDTSGGTNSIAPNLNDNNSSQDEGDNEFNEDKNYIFKKTPFRTLSLKLPNPPIFKSTTESNIIPQVSIFELLTKYDGETETFLSDKAVPSTLIISKLPKYLIFTIQRFSKNNFFTEKNGTIVNFVIKNLDMKDYVHQDYLDQNPVTKYNLVANIFHTGTVANGSYKIHVLQQATNEWYEIEDLHVISILPQLVLLPESCIQLYQRQDVQLNGEIL, from the coding sequence ATGGCGAGAAAACCcgcgaaaaaaataaaaaatgatgatgatgatgGAGCAGCGCCCAAAAggagaaaaaatgaaaaaaataataattcattagAAAGTGAAactaatgtaaaaaataatttaaacaaaAGAGAACaaattgataataatataaatgacaAAAGTgaatcatataataaaacaactaagaataatgaaaataatagcaTTGATAATACTAATGACAATAACAAGATTAGAGTATGTCCTTATTTAAGAACAATAAACAGAAATTTACTTGATTTtgattttgaaaaattatgtagTATTTCTTTGTCCAATTTACATGTATATGCATGTTTAGTATGTggcatatattttcaagGAATCGGAAGAGgaacatatgcatatactcacgcattagaaaaaaaccattatgtttttataaatttagaaACTTGCAAAACTTGTTGTATTCctgaaaattatgaaatcCATGATGCATcattaaatgatataaaatattttttaaagcctgtttataataaagatCAAGTAGAAcatttatgtaataatttaattttgggGAAATCTTTAGACGGTGCTGATTTTTTCCCAGGGTGTGTTggtttaaataatttaaagcATACAGATTATTGTAATGTAATTATACAATTATTATGTTGTATTGTACCTTTAAGaaatatgttattattatatgaaagtAAGCAAAATATtgcaaaaaatttaatagtTGTTTTAGCAGAactgttaaaaaaaatatataatccaaaaaattttaaaggaGTTGTATCACCTCATGAATTTTTACAAGCAGTAGGTATtgaatcaaaaaaaaactttaaaattggtacaaaaaatgatccactaaacttttttttatggattattaataaaattcatagacattcagaaaaaaaattacaaaaaaaaaaaaaaaatacagcCAATCAAACAAACAAGCAAAATAatctaataaataatagcaatatttcaaaaaatgcCCATCCCAAAAGTGATGAaggtgaaaaaaataatactgcagaacaaaataaacaagACACAAATTATGAATCAGATAAAAGTAGTAGCCATAAGAAAAAGAAGACAAAATGGATGTATGATggcataaatattattgatTATTGTTTTGATGGagaattaattattaaaactaaaaaaacaaaagatgATATAACAGAAGAAGGTACAAATTATGAAGGGATAAATGATACTTCAGGAGGCACTAATTCCATTGCCCCTAAtctaaatgataataatagtagCCAAGATGAAGGCGATAATGAATTTAATGAAGACAaaaactatatatttaagaaAACCCCATTTCGTACTTTATCTTTAAAATTGCCTAATCCTCCAATATTTAAAAGCACAACCGAAAGTAATATAATACCTCAAGTATCcatttttgaattattaacaaaatatgaTGGAGAAACagaaacatttttatcagaTAAAGCAGTCCCAAGTacattaattatttcaaaattgccaaaatatttaatttttactatacaaagattttcaaaaaataatttttttacagaaaaaaatggaactattgttaattttgttatcaAAAATCTCGATATGAAAGATTATGTACATCAAGATTATCTTGACCAAAACCCagtaacaaaatataatttagttgcaaatatatttcatactGGTACTGTTGCTAATGgttcatataaaatacatgTTTTACAACAAGCTACAAACGAATGGTATGAAATTGAAGATCTACATGTTATTTCGATTTTACCACAACTTGTTTTATTACCAGAGTCATGTATTCAATTATATCAGCGTCAAGATGTTCAGCTAAATGGAGAGATACTATAA
- a CDS encoding DNA replication licensing factor MCM4, putative — translation MGTPRRRPAQNNNSYIQNSPSIFGTNNEIFGSNFMHTPVSSRRTKNSKSFLNSMLNESKYLNQSNTGSQFLRYGHTPLAIRRIKCARADIGDVGREAFMEDVESGRLPHFIDSNLEQIKELFNQFFDEFNITNYSDVLQFTDEDRSITEYILLNRDNLKVYLAYYGWKMIKFIETGRQNECKLNNCNDDENDTDGVKALDHIKSFEVDLTHIYFFNKKLYKLIIEYPSDCISEIDKIISAKYNSLMALVLEGETESGSPGMQNGNINDMSGNINKQDYCRVRFFNKRHKDTPRKLGPNQIETLVCIKGVIIRCSNIIPEMTMAAFKCTSKKRIGVNNYEKCNEEVYEHVIQGEVQEPLTCNNCNNKNTFELWHNNCCFSSKQLIKLSEVTEHLKQGETPQSISVYAYDDLIDYTKPGDNVELTGILKASPVRLNPRSRCYNSVHRTYINVVHIKKENKQKMKLTEQNNTSSVILNRNEDGTVEDNLEKLNEQGNIAFTSEVVQRMEKLSKDPNIYQRLVDSIAPSIYGRDDIKKGLLCQLFGGSKITDKFKNKYRSEIHILLCGDPSTAKSQLLHYVHKLSPRGIYTSGKGSSSVGLTAFISKDSETKEYILESGAVVLSDKGICCIDEFDKMDDSARAILHEVMEQQTVTIAKAGIVATLNARTSILASANPINSRYDKNKAVVENINLPPSLFSRFDLIYLVIDQANENEDKKLAAVLCKNFSYQDEDEEEEEEDEESDNNDEEFGELSIRKNSKHYLIDANTLALYIAYCRITCNPIISLESKKIIIDEYIKMRCKEGTKSPTASPRQLEGLVRLSQSLAKMKLKNVVTPEEANEAVRLMNIATFQSLIDPLSGRIDFDQVNLGQTSQHKKKADLIKDLILNALVLKNLSKDELLIHCQEAIMNDRTQGAALDRKSFEEAFHDLEKSQEITRLCSGLYKK, via the coding sequence ATGGGAACCCCTAGGAGGAGACCAGCTCAAAATAACAATTCCTATATACAGAATTCGCCGAGTATTTTTGGGACTAATAATGAGATATTTGGAAGCAATTTTATGCACACCCCAGTATCTAGTAGGCGAACAAAGAATAGCAAAAGCTTTTTAAATAGTATGCTAAATGAATCTAAATATTTGAATCAAAGTAACACAGGCTCACAATTTCTTAGATATGGTCACACACCCTTAGCAATTAGAAGAATAAAATGTGCAAGAGCTGATATAGGAGATGTAGGTAGAGAAGCATTTATGGAAGATGTTGAATCAGGGAGATTACCTCATTTTATAGATAGTAATTTAGAACAGATAAAAGAATTGTTTAATCAGTTTTTCGATGAGTTCAATATAACAAACTATAGTGATGTATTACAATTTACAGATGAAGACCGCAGTATAACTGAgtacatattattaaatcgAGATAACTTAAAAGTGTATTTAGCATATTATGGAtggaaaatgataaaatttattgaaaCAGGTCGACAAAATGAGtgtaaattaaataactgtaatgatgatgaaaatgatactGATGGGGTAAAAGCTTTAGATCATATTAAATCTTTCGAAGTTGATTtaacacacatatatttctttaataaaaaattatataaattaattattgaATATCCTTCAGATTGTATAAGTGAAAtagataaaattataagtgcaaaatataattctcTTATGGCTCTTGTACTTGAGGGGGAAACAGAATCTGGATCCCCAGGTATgcaaaatggaaatataaatgatatgagcggtaatattaataaacaaGATTATTGTAGAGTTcgtttttttaacaaaagACATAAGGATACTCCTCGAAAATTGGGACCAAATCAAATCGAAACTTTAGTTTGCATAAAGGGAGTTATTATCAGATGTTCCAATATTATTCCTGAAATGACTATGGCTGCTTTTAAATGTacatcaaaaaaaagaattggagtaaataattatgaaaaatgtaatgAAGAAGTTTATGAGCATGTTATACAAGGAGAAGTACAAGAACCATTGACTTGTaataattgtaataataaaaatactttCGAATTATGGCATAATAATTGTTGTTTTTCATCTAAgcaattaataaaattaagtgAAGTTACAGAACATTTAAAACAAGGAGAAACACCACAATCTATATctgtatatgcatatgatGATTTAATAGATTATACTAAACCAGGTGATAATGTAGAATTAACAGGTATATTAAAAGCATCTCCTGTTCGTTTAAACCCTAGATCAAGATGTTACAATAGTGTTCATAGGACCTATATAAATGTTgtacatattaaaaaagaaaacaaacaaaaaatgaaattaactgaacaaaataataccTCATCTGTAATATTAAATCGTAATGAAGATGGAACCGTAGAAGataatttagaaaaattaaatgaacaAGGAAATATAGCATTTACTTCAGAAGTTGTGCAAAGAATGGAAAAATTAAGTAAAGATccaaatatttatcaaaGATTAGTAGATTCAATAGCACCATCAATTTATGGTCGAgatgatattaaaaagggTTTATTATGTCAATTATTTGGGGGAAGCAAAATTActgataaatttaaaaataaatacagatcagaaatacatatattactTTGTGGTGATCCATCAACTGCTAAATCACAGCTATTACATTATGTACATAAACTATCTCCTCGTGGAATATATACAAGTGGTAAAGGTAGCAGTAGTGTAGGTTTAACAGCATTTATATCAAAAGATTCAGAAacaaaagaatatattttagaaTCTGGTGCTGTTGTTTTATCTGATAAAGGAATATGTTGTATTGACGAATTTGATAAAATGGATGATTCAGCAAGAGCAATTTTACATGAAGTTATGGAACAACAAACTGTTACAATAGCCAAAGCAGGTATTGTAGCTACACTAAATGCCCGTACCTCAATCTTAGCATCTGCTAATCCAATTAATAGTAGATATGATAAAAACAAAGCTGttgttgaaaatattaatttaccaccatctttattttcaagATTTGATTTGATATATCTTGTAATTGATCAAgctaatgaaaatgaagataaaaaattagcTGCCGTACTTTGCAAAAATTTTTCTTATCAAGACGAAGATGAGGAAGAAGAAGAGGAAGATGAAGAATCGGATAACAACGATGAGGAATTTGGAGAATTAAGTATAcgaaaaaattcaaaacaCTATCTAATTGATGCAAATACGTTAGCTTTATATATAGCATATTGTCGTATAACATGTAACCCAATAATTTCTTTagaaagtaaaaaaattattattgatgagtatataaaaatgagatGTAAAGAAGGAACCAAATCACCTACAGCTAGCCCTCGACAATTAGAAGGATTAGTCAGATTAAGCCAAAGTTTAgcaaaaatgaaattaaaaaatgttgtaACACCTGAAGAAGCAAATGAAGCAGTACGATTAATGAATATAGCTACCTTCCAAAGTTTAATAGATCCACTAAGTGGTAGAATAGATTTTGATCAAGTCAATTTGGGACAAACTTCtcaacataaaaaaaaagcagaTTTAATCAAAGATCTTATATTAAATGCtcttgttttaaaaaatttgtcTAAAGATGAATTGCTAATACATTGTCAGGAAGCTATTATGAATGATAGAACCCAAGGAGCAGCATTGGACAGAAAGTCATTTGAAGAAGCTTTTCATGATTTAGAAAAGTCACAAGAAATTACACGATTATGTTCTGGATTGTATAAGAAATAG